The Candidatus Bathyarchaeota archaeon DNA window TTTACGTCTCAAATTGTAAAAATCGGTTTTGCAAAAATTGGCAACATTGGCACAGCGCCATTAATCGAGTTTCTATTGGATGAACGAGCTGACCGAGAAGACGTCGATGTTAGAGTTGTTAGCTCCGGTGCAAAGATGAATCCGGCTCAAGCAGAGGAAGTAGCAACAAAGCTTCTGGACTTTAAACCCTACTTCGCAATTGTAACCAGCCCAAACGCCACATTACCTGGACCGGCAAAAGCTAGGGAGATTTTGTCAAAAGCGAATATTCCGACGCTCGTCATTTCCGATGGTCCAACGAAGAAAATTGCAAAACAACTGGAGGAAACTGGATTTGGCTACATCATAATTGACGCTGATTCGATGATTGGTGCTCGGAGAGAATTTCTAGATCCAATTGAGATGGCTGTTTTTAACGCGGATATAATAAAGATTCTTGCGGTTACCGGAGTTTTTAACATAGTTTATACTGAGATAGACAATCTTATAGCTACCTCAAAGAAGGGCGAAAAGCTAAGTCTACCTCATATAATCGTTGATAAGGAAAAGGCGGCGACAGCCGCTGGATTTCAAAACCCCTATGCTAAGGCAAAGGCTATGGCTGCCTACGAGATTTCAAGAAGAGCTGCGGATCTAACGACGGAAGGCTGCTTTGTAATTCGAGAGGCGGAACGATATATTCCCCTAATCACAGCCGCCCATGAAATGATTAGGAAAGCTGCCTCACTCGCTGATGAAGCAAGAGAAATCGAAAAACAAGCTGACTCTGTTCTGAGGAAGCCACACCATAGGGATGGAACAATTCTAACTAAACGCAAACTAATGGAAAAACCAACGAGGCCTGGAGGACCTCCAAGTGCCTAAATTGAAGGTTGTTCTTATTACTGGGAGAAGCATCGGTCAAGGTCAAGGAAAGGAATACGGAAAGTTCTCTGAAAAGTACAAGGAAAATGTGGCGGTTTGCGAAATTGATTCAAGCGATCTCACTAAAATAGGGATAACATCTGGGCAACATGTGAAAGTAACTACATACCATGGAAGCGTTGTGGTCAAGGGAGTTAAATCAACCCAAGAACCTCACCCTGGAATCATATTTATCCCATGCGGTCCATGGGCAAACGCTGTAATCTGCCCAAAAACCCACGGAACTGGAATGCCCTCACTTAAGGGGATTCCTGCTGAGATCGAGCCCGCTCCTGAAGAAAAGGTTCTTGGCTTGCGAGAGTTGGTTACGCAAACACTCAGGGAGGGATAGACTTGGAAGTTATTCAAAACGTTGTCTGTCCATTTTGTGGTTGCTGTTGCGATGACATTGAAGTAACGATCGACAGTGGAAAGATTACCGGGGTGAAAAATGCATGTGCCATTGGCATGACTAAATTCCTCCATTATGGCGATGAGCGAAATAGCTCTCCGATGGTTCGCAAGAATGGCGAACTTTTTAAGACAACCTTTGATATGGCTGTGGAGAAGACTGTTGAAATATTGACTAACGCTAAATATCCTATTCTTTATGGGTGGAGCTCAACTAGTTGCGAGGCGCAAAAAGTTGGAGTTGAGTTAGCTGAAGAAGTCGGAGGAGTTATTGATAATACCTCAAGTGTTTGTCATGGTCCTAGTATTGAGGCGGTGCAAGATATTGGAGAGTCTACCTGTACCTTTGGAGAAGTGAAACATCGTGCAGACTTAGTTGTGTATTGGGGATGTAACCCAGTTCAAGCCCATATGCGCCACTTATTAAGGTACAGCGCCTCTTGCGTTGGAAAGTTTCGTAAGGGTCGGGCTGACCGAATCATTGTTGTAGTTGACGTAAGAAATTCTTCAACCGCAAAGCTAGCTGACCACTTTATTCAAATTGAGCCCAACCAAGACTACGAGTTTATATCCGCACTACGTATGGCAATTCGAATGGAGGAAATCGAGCAAGATTCGGTTGCCGGTGTCCCAGTTGAAAAAATTGAGGAACTGGCTGACATTCTTATCGGTTGTCAATTTGGAATAATTTTCTTTGGGCTCGGCTTAACGATGAGTGCTGGAAAAAATCGAAACATAGATGCGGCGCTATCCCTTGTCCGCGACTTAAACAGTAGGACTAAATTCCTAATCATGCCAATGCGGGGACATTTCAACGTTACTGGAGCGAACAAGGTTTCTGCTTGGCAGACGGGCTATCCATTCGCAGTGGACTTCAGTCAAGGTTATCCCCGTTATAATCCGGGAGACACATCTGTGATCGATATTTTAAATCGAGGCGAATGTGATGCGGCATTAATCGTTGCCTCTGATCCAGTTGCACATTTTCCCCAACAAGCGGTTAAGACCCTAGCCAGCATCCCTGTCATTGTAATCGACCCGCATTTGAATGCCACTTCACTTCTAGCAGAGGTTGTCATTCCCTCGGCATTTGTAGGAATCGAGGCGGAAGGCATTGTTTATCGTATGGACGGTGTTCCCTTAATTCTCAAAAAACTCGTTGAGCCGTCAAATGGTATTCACTCAGACGAAGCTATTTTGCGGATGATTTTAACTCAAATCCGAAAGCGAAGGGGGTAATTAAGTGTGAAACTACTCATCAGAAACGGCTTCGTTTTTGATCCTCAAAACGGAATTGATGGTGAAAAAATGGACATCGCTATTCAAGATGGAAGGATAGTTGAATCTGTTAATCCAAGTGAGGCGGTTACTATTGACGCTTCGAACATGATTGTAATGCCCGGCGGAGTCGACCTCCACTCCCACATAGCTGGAGCTAAAGTCAACGCAGGCAGACTCCTTCGCCCCGAGGATCATTATAAGGATGTAGAAATTAAAACCAGCATAACTCGCTCTGGAGTCGGGCATTCGATCCCCTCAACCTTTACCACTGGTTACCGTTACGCCAGAATGGGATATACCACTGTTTTCGAACCCGCAACAGCTCCACTAAAAACTCTGCATACCCATGAGGAGCTTAACGATATCCCGATTCTCGACAAGGCTTGTTTCCCCTTGTTTGGAAACAATTGGATCGTCATGGAGTATCTGAAAGAAAACCGGGTTGAAGAATGTGCTGCCTATATAGCGTGGATGCTTAATGCGGTTAAGGGTTATGCGATAAAAATCGTTAACCCCGGAGGAGTTGAAGCGTGGGGCTGGGGCAAAGGAATTAAAAGTCTAGACGATCAAGTTCCATACTTTGAAATTACTCCACGCGAAATTATTCGTGGACTCTGTAAAGTGAATAAACTATTAAACCTACCTCACCCGATTCATGTGCACTGCAATAACCTTGGAAAACCCGGGAATTATCGAACCACAATAGAAACCATGGACTGCATTAGCGATTTGGCTACAGACGATAAGCCAATTATACACGTTACTCACGTTCAGTTTACTGGTTATGGTGGAGTCGACTGGGCTTCTTTGGCTTCCGGTGCTGATAAAATTGCAAAGTACGTTAACGCCCACCGCCATGTGACCCTTGATCTGGGACAGATAATCTTCACCGACACCACAACAATGACTGCAGACGGCCCATTCCAATACCAATTGTATCTGCTTACTGGAAATAAGTGGATTAACTCGGATGTTGAAGCTGAAACTGGTGCAGGTGTGGTTCCAATGCGCTATCGACGGAACAACTATGTGCATGCCGTAATGTGGGCAATTGGACTAGAACTTGCACTCCTCGTGAAAGATCCTTGGAGAGTATTTATGACCACCGATCATCCGAACGGGGGGCCATTCACAGCGTATCCACGTGTGATTTCTTGGCTGATGAGTCGAGAAGTAAGGAGAAAAATCCTTGCAAAGGTCCCACGGCTTGCAAGAGTGAGAACAAACCTCTCAGCCATCGATCGTGAGTATACTTTCTATGAAATCGCTATTGTGACCCGTGCGGGCACAGCGAAGATTCTTGGGCTAAAAAATAAAGGACACCTTGGCATCGGAGCAGACGCTGATATCGCAATCTATAACATTAATCCGAATGAAGTTGATCCTTCTAAAGATTACAAAAAAGTACGAAGGGCGTTTCGAAATGCTGCATATACGATAAAAGACGGGGAGATTATTGCTAAAGACGGGGAAATAATAAAGGTGCCGAATGGCAGAACCTATTGGAGTAAACCTGAAGTTCGAGCGGACCTTATGGACGCGATGAAAGCTATCCTTGTTAAGAAGTTTGAAGACTACTACACGGTTAAGCTAGAAAATTACTACATTCCTGAACGTTGCCTAGTCCAATCCAATCCTATTAACGTTAAAGCAAGCCTCTGAGGGTATCTCCATGGCCGAAGTCAAACTTACATTAAAAGTTTCCTTACACGTGCCCCTCGATGTGAGCGTAATTAGTCCAGACAATTTCGTAGGGAAGTCGTTAGAGGAAATCAGATCTTTAAATGTTTGGGAAGGAAATCGTAAAGCCAGGCTTGACGGCTTCTTTGAAGTAGAGGGAGAAACTGCGTCAAGCGTAGAAAATTTAACTATATTGCTTCGCGGTAATGGAAGCAAATTTCGAAAACTTGGTAGGGGTATGTCCAACGGGAAAATTCTCGTAGAGGGTTCAGCTGGGTTATATCTTGGGGAAGAAATGAGTGGCGGAACAATTTCGGTTAATGGAGAAGTTGGATCCTGGTGTGGTACACGAATGAAGGGAGGCTTAATCGAGGTTAAGGGTAACGCTGGAGACTATGTAGGTGCTTCCTATCGGGGAAGTACTGAAGGAATGAAAGGAGGAGTCATAATCATTCATGGGAGTGCCGGGAACGAAGTCGGTGCTTGGATGCAGAATGGATTGATAAAAATCTTCGGTGATGTGGGACAATTTGCTGGAATCCACTTACAAAACGGCACTATTTACATTCTTGGAAATTCAGAGGGGCGAGTTGGAGCTCAAATGAAAAATGGAAAGATCATCGTCCTCGGATCTGTCCCGGCAATCCTTCCAAGTTTTTCATTTGAAGAGATTAGAGACAAGGTGAAAGCAGGTGAGGAAAAAGTTGCAGGGCCATTTTACGTGTTCTCAGGCGACATTGTGGAAAATGGAGATGGAAGGTTGTTTATTTCCAGGAAAAACAATCTACATCTAAAATTCTTTGAAAAGCTTTAAACGACCTCTATGTGCTTATCAAGCTTTGAAATAGCATTCGTCCCATCTGGCTTGTCCCGCAGGAACCAATTTGGAGGGAGAGAACTAACCATCTTATTTACCCGTAAGAGTTCTTGGTATTAGAATTTTAATGAGAATAAAAGAGTCATGCAGCGGTAAAATAGAGGGTGAGTTGTTTGAATATATTGAAAATAGATGGCTTAACAGTGGAAGTTGCTGGTAGGAGGGTATTAGAAGACGTTAATTTGGAGATTCCAGAGGGTGAGGTTCACGTTCTTTTTGGTCCCAATGGTTGTGGGAAGACGTCCTTGATCCTCTCAATTCTGGGATTTTCAAATTACCGCATCGTTTCCGGCAAGATATTGTTTAATGGAGTAGATGTCACCACTATGCCCATAAATGAGAGGGTAAAGCTCGGAATAGGCATTGCATTTCAAAATCCTCCCGTAATACGCGGAGTCAAGCTTGGGGATATTTTACGAAGTTTTATGAAGGGCGATACGAGTTCAAAGAGAAGTGGGTACGAGTTAGCTGAAGCCGTAAATCTTCCAGTGGATTTCTTGGACAGAGACTTGAACGTAGGTTTCTCAGGTGGAGAAATGAAAAGGTCGGAAATTCTCCAAGTGCTCGCGCAAAAACCAAAATTTGTTATGCTCGACGAACCAGACTCCGGTGTCGACATTGAGAACCTCGAGTTAATAGGAAAGGTAATTAACAATTTTTTGGAGGATCGGTCCGGACTTCTGATAACTCATCTAGGCTATATTTTGCGCTATGTAGATGTCGACAAGGCTCATGTATTAATTGACAAAACGATTGCCTGCAGTGGTAAGCCGATTGAAATCTTAAACCACATATTGAGTGAAGGGTACAGGTGGTGTGAGAAATGTCCGGCGATAAGGAAAAGGCGTTACGGGCTAGAGATAAACCCTCAGCCTTAGGGCCTGACCTAAACTTGGAGGATTTCTCCAGAAATTCTGAGCCTTGGCTCTCTTGCCCTATTTCATCTCTTCCAGAATATATCACTCGGCAATCCTCAAACGTTGGGATAAGATCGGATGAAAAAGAAAGAGCTGGCACATATTTTCAAATAGATCACTCAGTAGTTTTTCAAGACGTTCAAAAGATGTTTGAGGGGCAAGTTGAAATAATAAACACTAGAAATGCCTTCGAAAAATATGATTGGCTGAAGGATTACTGGTGGAAGCTTATCCCGGTCGACACCGACAAATATACCGCGTTAGCTGAACTCCACTGGGATTACGGCTATTTTCTCCGAGTATTAGAAGGCCAAAAAGTTACGCTACCTCTTCAATCATGTCTCTTCATTTCAAGGGACAATCTAAACCAGAATGTTCACAACATAATAATAGCAGAGCCAGATTCAGAAGTTCAAATAATAACAGGATGCATAGTTCATCCTAACGTTCAGAAAGGACTGCACGTCGGAATCTCTGAGTTCTATGTAAAAGAAGGGGCAAAACTCACTTTCACAATGATTCATAACTGGGCTCAAAACTTCCACGCACGTCCCAGAACTGCAGCGCTTGTGGAAAACGATGCCACATTTGTAAGCAACTACATCTGTCTAAAACCAGTTAAAAGTCTCCAAATGTATCCCGTTGCCTACTGCAAGGGTGAAAACTCTAGAGCTAGATTCAATACAATCTTATATGGAACAGGAAACTCCTACATGGACGTTGGCTCAAAAGTAATTCTCCAAGGCGTAAATAGTAGGGCAGAGATCATCACCCGGGCAATAGCGGCTGATAATGCGCAAATATATGCTCGCGGTACTTTAGTAGGGGAGCAAACGGATAGTAAGGCGCATTTAGAATGCAGAGGTCTCTTAGTCTCCGACACTGCATTCATCCACGCTGTTCCAGAGCTCATTGGGAAGGTAAGTGGAACCGACCTTTCACACGAGGCCGCTGTCGGGAAAATAGCCGAAGATCAAATACAATACTTGATGGCGAGAGGATTCTCAGAAGACGAAGCAGGATCGCTTATCGTCAGAGGCTTCATGGATGTTAGCATTTTTGGGCTTCCAGATTTGTTAAAAGACGAGATCAAGAGAATGGTCGATGCAACAACTATAAAAGCTCTATAAATCCGTTGCTTGACATTCCCAATTTTGTTGCTGCTCCAAAAAACCCCGGGCCGGAAAAATGAGCAAAACAAAAACTAGGGAAGAAAACAGTGTCAATGACGGTCTTGGAGACGCTTTATTTCTATTCTAACGGTTTTCTACCAAACCGAGCTGAATAATACTGCTACTCCAATTATAGCCAAGATTACGCCCACAGCGGCGAAAAGAGTGATACTTCGGCGTATCATAACCGTCT harbors:
- a CDS encoding F420-dependent methylenetetrahydromethanopterin dehydrogenase — translated: MVKIGFAKIGNIGTAPLIEFLLDERADREDVDVRVVSSGAKMNPAQAEEVATKLLDFKPYFAIVTSPNATLPGPAKAREILSKANIPTLVISDGPTKKIAKQLEETGFGYIIIDADSMIGARREFLDPIEMAVFNADIIKILAVTGVFNIVYTEIDNLIATSKKGEKLSLPHIIVDKEKAATAAGFQNPYAKAKAMAAYEISRRAADLTTEGCFVIREAERYIPLITAAHEMIRKAASLADEAREIEKQADSVLRKPHHRDGTILTKRKLMEKPTRPGGPPSA
- a CDS encoding molybdopterin dinucleotide-binding protein, which encodes MPKLKVVLITGRSIGQGQGKEYGKFSEKYKENVAVCEIDSSDLTKIGITSGQHVKVTTYHGSVVVKGVKSTQEPHPGIIFIPCGPWANAVICPKTHGTGMPSLKGIPAEIEPAPEEKVLGLRELVTQTLREG
- a CDS encoding formylmethanofuran dehydrogenase subunit B; its protein translation is MEVIQNVVCPFCGCCCDDIEVTIDSGKITGVKNACAIGMTKFLHYGDERNSSPMVRKNGELFKTTFDMAVEKTVEILTNAKYPILYGWSSTSCEAQKVGVELAEEVGGVIDNTSSVCHGPSIEAVQDIGESTCTFGEVKHRADLVVYWGCNPVQAHMRHLLRYSASCVGKFRKGRADRIIVVVDVRNSSTAKLADHFIQIEPNQDYEFISALRMAIRMEEIEQDSVAGVPVEKIEELADILIGCQFGIIFFGLGLTMSAGKNRNIDAALSLVRDLNSRTKFLIMPMRGHFNVTGANKVSAWQTGYPFAVDFSQGYPRYNPGDTSVIDILNRGECDAALIVASDPVAHFPQQAVKTLASIPVIVIDPHLNATSLLAEVVIPSAFVGIEAEGIVYRMDGVPLILKKLVEPSNGIHSDEAILRMILTQIRKRRG
- a CDS encoding formylmethanofuran dehydrogenase subunit A; translated protein: MKLLIRNGFVFDPQNGIDGEKMDIAIQDGRIVESVNPSEAVTIDASNMIVMPGGVDLHSHIAGAKVNAGRLLRPEDHYKDVEIKTSITRSGVGHSIPSTFTTGYRYARMGYTTVFEPATAPLKTLHTHEELNDIPILDKACFPLFGNNWIVMEYLKENRVEECAAYIAWMLNAVKGYAIKIVNPGGVEAWGWGKGIKSLDDQVPYFEITPREIIRGLCKVNKLLNLPHPIHVHCNNLGKPGNYRTTIETMDCISDLATDDKPIIHVTHVQFTGYGGVDWASLASGADKIAKYVNAHRHVTLDLGQIIFTDTTTMTADGPFQYQLYLLTGNKWINSDVEAETGAGVVPMRYRRNNYVHAVMWAIGLELALLVKDPWRVFMTTDHPNGGPFTAYPRVISWLMSREVRRKILAKVPRLARVRTNLSAIDREYTFYEIAIVTRAGTAKILGLKNKGHLGIGADADIAIYNINPNEVDPSKDYKKVRRAFRNAAYTIKDGEIIAKDGEIIKVPNGRTYWSKPEVRADLMDAMKAILVKKFEDYYTVKLENYYIPERCLVQSNPINVKASL
- a CDS encoding formylmethanofuran dehydrogenase subunit C, which produces MAEVKLTLKVSLHVPLDVSVISPDNFVGKSLEEIRSLNVWEGNRKARLDGFFEVEGETASSVENLTILLRGNGSKFRKLGRGMSNGKILVEGSAGLYLGEEMSGGTISVNGEVGSWCGTRMKGGLIEVKGNAGDYVGASYRGSTEGMKGGVIIIHGSAGNEVGAWMQNGLIKIFGDVGQFAGIHLQNGTIYILGNSEGRVGAQMKNGKIIVLGSVPAILPSFSFEEIRDKVKAGEEKVAGPFYVFSGDIVENGDGRLFISRKNNLHLKFFEKL
- a CDS encoding ABC transporter ATP-binding protein codes for the protein MLKIDGLTVEVAGRRVLEDVNLEIPEGEVHVLFGPNGCGKTSLILSILGFSNYRIVSGKILFNGVDVTTMPINERVKLGIGIAFQNPPVIRGVKLGDILRSFMKGDTSSKRSGYELAEAVNLPVDFLDRDLNVGFSGGEMKRSEILQVLAQKPKFVMLDEPDSGVDIENLELIGKVINNFLEDRSGLLITHLGYILRYVDVDKAHVLIDKTIACSGKPIEILNHILSEGYRWCEKCPAIRKRRYGLEINPQP
- a CDS encoding SufD family Fe-S cluster assembly protein, with the translated sequence MSGDKEKALRARDKPSALGPDLNLEDFSRNSEPWLSCPISSLPEYITRQSSNVGIRSDEKERAGTYFQIDHSVVFQDVQKMFEGQVEIINTRNAFEKYDWLKDYWWKLIPVDTDKYTALAELHWDYGYFLRVLEGQKVTLPLQSCLFISRDNLNQNVHNIIIAEPDSEVQIITGCIVHPNVQKGLHVGISEFYVKEGAKLTFTMIHNWAQNFHARPRTAALVENDATFVSNYICLKPVKSLQMYPVAYCKGENSRARFNTILYGTGNSYMDVGSKVILQGVNSRAEIITRAIAADNAQIYARGTLVGEQTDSKAHLECRGLLVSDTAFIHAVPELIGKVSGTDLSHEAAVGKIAEDQIQYLMARGFSEDEAGSLIVRGFMDVSIFGLPDLLKDEIKRMVDATTIKAL